A single region of the Cucumis melo cultivar AY chromosome 3, USDA_Cmelo_AY_1.0, whole genome shotgun sequence genome encodes:
- the LOC103485476 gene encoding peroxidase 51-like translates to MGLAFRWKGLVLAVIVAVAATETVKRGKAQLVENFYGSKCPNLEQIVTQSVQTKIAQTFVTIPATLRLFFHDCFVEGCDASVLIASPNGDAEKDAKDNLSLAGDGFDTVVKAKQAVENVCPGIVSCADILALATRDVVNLVGGPQYSVELGRRDGLISQASRVAGNLPEPSFNLNQLTNMFATHNLTLIDMIALSGAHTLGFSHCDRFANRLYSFSPLSPTDPSLDPGYARQLMDACPHNVDPSVAINMDPKTPQTFDNVYYQNLISGKGLFTSDQVLFTESESQPTVSSFATSGAEFNATFIRAMTKLGRVGVKTGSDGEIRRDCTTFNS, encoded by the exons ATGGGATTGGCGTTTCGTTGGAAAGGTTTGGTTTTAGCGGTGATTGTTGCGGTGGCGGCGACGGAGACGGTGAAGAGAGGGAAGGCGCAATTAGTTGAAAATTTCTATGGCTCAAAATGCCCAAACTTAGAGCAGATCGTTACACAATCTGTCCAAACCAAAATTGCTCAAACTTTTGTCACAATTCCGGCAACTTTGAGACTCTTTTTCCATGATTGCTTTGTCGAG GGATGCGATGCTTCAGTGTTGATAGCTTCTCCAAATGGAGATGCGGAGAAAGATGCAAAAGACAATCTTTCATTAGCGGGAGATGGGTTTGACACTGTTGTTAAAGCAAAACAAGCGGTTGAAAATGTTTGTCCTGGTATCGTTTCTTGTGCTGACATCTTGGCTCTTGCAACTAGAGATGTTGTTAACTTGGTAG GAGGTCCACAATATAGTGTGGAACTTGGACGTAGAGATGGGCTTATTTCTCAAGCATCTCGAGTGGCAGGAAACCTACCAGAACCATCCTTCAATCTAAACCAACTAACAAACATGTTTGCCACCCACAACCTAACCTTAATTGATATGATTGCCCTTTCTGGAGCCCACACCTTGGGATTCTCCCATTGTGACCGTTTCGCAAATCGCCTTTACTCATTTTCACCTTTGTCTCCAACGGATCCATCGTTGGACCCTGGATACGCACGACAGTTAATGGATGCGTGTCCACATAATGTGGATCCTAGTGTGGCCATCAACATGGACCCTAAAACTCCTCAGACCTTTGACAACGTTTACTATCAAAACCTCATCTCTGGCAAAGGGTTATTCACTTCCGACCAGGTTTTGTTTACCGAGTCTGAATCACAACCGACGGTTAGTAGTTTTGCCACCAGTGGAGCAGAGTTTAATGCAACGTTTATCAGAGCCATGACCAAGTTAGGTCGAGTTGGGGTTAAGACTGGTAGTGATGGTGAAATTCGAAGGGATTGCACTACCTTTAATTCTTAA